In the Pseudolabrys taiwanensis genome, one interval contains:
- a CDS encoding Hpt domain-containing protein — protein sequence MAQAAPKMLEAPAAVSDAGIDREHLSRLTFGDQQLERELLVLFDQQAAVLLPRMQTADMASVGALAHTLKGSALGVGAFAVAEAAGAVEQARDPAALREAIARLGVAIAGARAHIAVLLAVDGAGGKG from the coding sequence ATGGCGCAAGCTGCACCGAAGATGTTGGAGGCACCGGCGGCCGTGTCCGACGCGGGCATCGATCGTGAGCACCTATCGCGGCTGACCTTCGGGGATCAGCAGCTCGAACGGGAACTGCTGGTCTTGTTCGACCAGCAGGCCGCTGTGCTGCTGCCGCGCATGCAGACGGCGGACATGGCCTCGGTGGGCGCCCTGGCCCATACGCTCAAGGGTTCGGCCCTGGGTGTCGGCGCCTTTGCCGTCGCGGAGGCGGCAGGGGCGGTGGAGCAGGCGCGCGATCCCGCCGCACTCAGAGAGGCCATCGCGCGCCTTGGGGTTGCGATTGCCGGGGCGCGCGCGCACATCGCCGTGCTGTTAGCCGTGGACGGCGCGGGCGGGAAGGGATAG
- a CDS encoding 2Fe-2S iron-sulfur cluster-binding protein → MPKITFIDFGDTARTVDADLGSTVMETAIRNNIPGIEAECGGACACATCHVYVDEAWREKVGGPSPMEEDMLDFGYDVRENSRLSCQIKVTDEIDGLVVRTPERQA, encoded by the coding sequence ATGCCAAAGATCACCTTCATTGATTTCGGCGATACCGCGCGTACCGTCGATGCCGACCTGGGCTCCACCGTGATGGAGACCGCGATCCGCAACAACATTCCGGGCATCGAGGCCGAGTGCGGTGGCGCCTGCGCCTGCGCGACCTGTCACGTCTATGTCGACGAGGCCTGGCGCGAGAAGGTCGGCGGTCCCTCGCCGATGGAAGAGGACATGCTCGATTTCGGTTATGACGTGCGCGAGAATTCGCGCCTGTCGTGCCAGATCAAGGTCACCGACGAGATCGATGGTCTCGTCGTGCGCACGCCGGAGCGGCAGGCTTAA
- a CDS encoding FAD-dependent oxidoreductase, with amino-acid sequence MSAPVVSTTCCIAGGGPAGMMLGFLLARAGVPVVVLEKHADFLRDFRGDTIHPSTLELMHELGLIDEFLKLPHSRVDRLSGQIGDTHVTIADFTHLPTHCRFVALMPQWDFLDFLAAQGKRYPTFDLRMRAQATGLIEEGGRVAGVRAHTPEGDIEIRADLTVACDGRHSTLREAAGFAVDSIGAPMDILWFRLSRKQGDTAETFGHIEASRMMIMLDRGDYWQCAYVIAKGGFDAVKTRGLDAFRATVVGMSPFVEDRIGEIATWDDVKLLTVAVDRLPRWHKPGLLCIGDAAHAMSPVGGVGINLAIQDAVAAANILWQPLRDKTVGEADLHRVQERREFAVRVTQRLQVFIQNKVITSALNTTARPRAPFAAKLFNWFPLLRRIPARLIGMGVRPEHVHTPEAALTSH; translated from the coding sequence ATGAGCGCGCCGGTCGTTTCCACCACCTGCTGCATTGCCGGCGGCGGCCCGGCCGGCATGATGCTGGGCTTTCTCCTGGCGCGTGCCGGCGTACCGGTTGTCGTGCTCGAGAAGCACGCCGACTTCCTCCGCGACTTTCGCGGCGACACCATTCATCCCTCGACGCTCGAATTGATGCACGAGCTCGGGCTGATCGACGAATTCCTCAAGCTGCCGCATTCGCGCGTCGATCGTCTTTCCGGCCAGATCGGCGACACGCACGTCACCATCGCCGACTTCACCCACTTGCCGACGCATTGCCGCTTCGTGGCGCTGATGCCGCAATGGGACTTCCTCGATTTCCTCGCCGCGCAGGGCAAACGTTATCCGACGTTCGATCTGCGTATGCGCGCGCAAGCGACGGGGCTCATCGAGGAAGGTGGTCGTGTCGCGGGCGTGCGCGCGCATACGCCCGAGGGCGACATCGAAATCCGCGCCGATCTGACGGTCGCCTGCGACGGCCGCCACTCGACCTTGCGCGAGGCCGCCGGCTTCGCCGTCGACAGCATCGGCGCGCCGATGGACATTCTCTGGTTCCGCCTCTCGCGCAAGCAGGGCGATACGGCGGAGACGTTCGGCCATATCGAAGCGAGCCGCATGATGATCATGCTCGACCGCGGCGACTACTGGCAATGCGCCTATGTCATTGCGAAGGGTGGATTCGACGCAGTGAAGACGCGCGGGCTAGATGCCTTCCGCGCGACCGTCGTCGGCATGTCGCCGTTCGTCGAAGACCGCATCGGCGAGATCGCGACTTGGGACGACGTGAAGCTGTTGACGGTCGCCGTCGATCGTCTGCCGCGCTGGCATAAGCCCGGACTGCTCTGCATCGGCGACGCGGCGCATGCGATGTCGCCGGTCGGCGGCGTCGGCATCAATTTGGCGATCCAGGATGCGGTCGCGGCGGCGAACATTCTCTGGCAGCCGTTGCGCGATAAGACGGTGGGCGAAGCGGACTTGCACAGAGTGCAGGAGCGCCGCGAATTCGCGGTACGTGTCACGCAGCGCCTGCAGGTGTTCATCCAGAACAAAGTGATCACCTCGGCGCTCAACACGACAGCGCGGCCGCGGGCGCCGTTTGCCGCCAAGTTGTTCAATTGGTTCCCGCTGTTGCGCCGGATTCCCGCGCGCCTCATCGGCATGGGCGTCAGGCCCGAGCACGTGCATACGCCTGAGGCTGCTCTCACGTCACATTGA
- a CDS encoding histidine phosphatase family protein, producing the protein MSAEQRFWLIRHAPVARPHGIIHDADAPADLSNSTALAVVRERLPKALAVFASPARRTMETATALGLTPTPEPRLREQNFGVWTGRRHTEIEAELGPAYADFWRRPATNRPPGGESFDDQIARVRDCLPALPTGDVALVIHSGTIRAILAIALDLPAENALRFVIDPLSLTQIDRLDQGWRVRTVNVT; encoded by the coding sequence ATGAGCGCCGAGCAGCGCTTCTGGTTGATCCGGCACGCGCCGGTCGCGCGGCCGCACGGCATCATCCACGATGCCGACGCACCGGCCGATCTGAGCAACAGCACAGCCTTGGCGGTGGTGCGCGAACGCCTGCCGAAAGCGCTCGCGGTCTTTGCCAGCCCAGCGCGCCGGACCATGGAAACCGCCACCGCGCTCGGCCTGACGCCGACACCGGAGCCGCGCCTGCGCGAACAGAACTTCGGCGTCTGGACAGGCCGCCGCCATACCGAGATCGAAGCCGAGCTCGGTCCCGCCTACGCCGACTTCTGGCGCAGGCCCGCCACCAACCGGCCGCCCGGCGGCGAAAGCTTCGACGATCAGATCGCGCGCGTGCGGGATTGTCTGCCGGCCTTGCCCACGGGCGACGTCGCGCTGGTCATCCACTCTGGTACGATCCGCGCCATCCTTGCCATCGCGCTCGATCTGCCGGCGGAGAACGCGTTGCGCTTCGTCATCGATCCACTGTCGTTGACGCAGATCGACCGCCTTGACCAGGGCTGGCGTGTCCGCACCGTCAATGTGACGTGA
- the cobS gene encoding adenosylcobinamide-GDP ribazoletransferase, translated as MNEWLDDFRVAVAMLTRIPMPHPDGASPDNFVRAQRLMPLVGAGVGAVIGLAFWGLHAAGLPALAAAALALGAGMWLTGGFHEDGLADLADGFGGGRDKAAKLEIMRDSRIGTYGTLILIVACVSKVAALASLPNATALTGLIAAHALSRGFLPAVALYLPPARSDGLGASAGRPDATIATVAAALAVVIALVCLPFATAVPAIVGAIAAVCAVAWIAWRQIGGYTGDVLGGAQQVAETAVLLLVAARMGIAS; from the coding sequence ATGAACGAGTGGCTCGACGACTTTCGTGTCGCCGTGGCGATGCTGACACGCATTCCGATGCCCCATCCGGATGGCGCATCGCCGGATAATTTCGTGCGCGCGCAACGCCTGATGCCGCTCGTCGGCGCCGGCGTTGGCGCCGTCATCGGGTTGGCGTTCTGGGGTCTGCATGCCGCGGGCTTGCCGGCCCTGGCCGCGGCGGCGCTCGCGCTCGGCGCCGGCATGTGGCTCACCGGCGGCTTTCACGAGGACGGCCTCGCCGATTTGGCCGACGGCTTCGGCGGCGGCCGCGACAAGGCCGCCAAGCTCGAGATCATGCGCGACAGCCGCATCGGCACCTACGGCACGCTGATCCTGATCGTCGCCTGCGTCAGCAAAGTCGCCGCGCTCGCAAGCTTGCCGAATGCCACGGCGTTGACCGGCCTCATCGCCGCGCACGCGCTGTCGCGCGGCTTCCTACCGGCGGTCGCGTTGTATCTGCCGCCGGCCCGCAGCGACGGCCTCGGTGCCAGCGCCGGACGCCCCGATGCAACCATTGCCACCGTCGCGGCGGCACTCGCCGTCGTCATTGCGCTCGTCTGCCTGCCGTTCGCAACCGCCGTTCCGGCCATCGTCGGCGCCATCGCAGCCGTCTGCGCCGTCGCATGGATCGCGTGGCGCCAGATCGGCGGCTACACCGGCGACGTGCTCGGCGGCGCGCAGCAAGTGGCGGAAACCGCCGTGCTATTGCTTGTCGCCGCGCGCATGGGCATTGCTTCATGA